A single window of Meiothermus sp. DNA harbors:
- a CDS encoding DUF4332 domain-containing protein has translation MSYQPGLGAFEFHVSKSARDYYQFDLSLFSLSGNVVFANFEAARRFAAAMNAKRDLLRHPEQAVSAGQINAMGLIDEMLHLVVRQYVEQHPGVMQQALSTLEQSLEPDEVEKALRSFASEFPPIRVYRGEMSLEAYLADVTEGRSNREILLEEMLMLWMANANPAFAPFSELFDDSSLERTTAYLPIIQSLETFFEGQPAFAETGLSLFKTLRLPALAHPDSLEAQLRLLLERFGGSLGRFYHRMLVSLDVIREEGRSFAVPIHFDQPGGGGGESELLDVRRLTLEPEPEAFSPDLDWMPRVVLIAKNTYVWLDQLSKKYRREIRTLDQIPEEELALLQSWGVTGLWLIGLWERSKASRRIKQMMGNPDAVASAYSLYDYVIAQDLGGEAGLEVLRQKASRHGIRLASDMVPNHTGIDGRWVMEHPDWFISLPYPPYPNYTFNGPDLSEDARVGIFLEDHYYDKSDAAVVFKRVDRETGETRYIYHGNDGTAMPWNDTAQLNYLLPEVREAVIQTILHVARQFPIIRFDAAMTLTKRHIQRLWWPEPGGSPWGASIPSRAEHAMTKEQFDAAMPQEFWREVVDRAAVEAPDTLLLAEAFWMMEGYFVRTLGMHRVYNSAFMNMLRDEKNAEYRQIMKNTLEFEPEILKRFVNFLNNPDEKTAVEQFGKGDKYFGVMTLCATLPGLPMLGHGQVEGFTERYGMEYRRAYYDETPDQGLIDYHYQQIFPLLKKRYLFAEVENFVLYDALAGEAVNEDVFVYSNRAGSERALVAYHNKNAHASVWVRRSVAQPFKTGQGRETRQVGLGEGLQLSFDQRTFSIFRDQVTGLEFIRNNQELHEEGLYLELGPYQRKVLLDWREVYDHDGTYARLAQMLEGTGVPSLDEARQELWLEPILRPFRELVNPTLFRKLLQGDSVLNQALRKEVQGKLLALYRGVDQHLGGKPALLPVQQVLGRLEGALRVAERDDLVTSGALLGWVFIHGLGKAEESRARLDEWRLGRVLEQTLGEMGLDEADARRAVSLTRLLMAHSELAQNPIQLVQQMPELLQDPEVQGFLKVNRFDGVVYFNREAHQVWLEGLSRMALVLAAAEGESPTQLAKKRKAWSALRAKLSKAAESSGFVMDQYLARIARKATPRKAGAAERTRARASGKSADSGAAKTKAPRKASAKKASSAPTKAATSKTEASKAEKPKTKGPASSASKAKRSPTKPYPDDLTRIKGIGPKISAALQAAGITTFAQLAKAKPETLKAALAAANLRFAPSLSTWAEQAAYLAKGDEKGFAAYAQTLTTGRE, from the coding sequence ATGAGCTATCAGCCAGGTTTGGGTGCCTTTGAATTTCACGTTTCCAAAAGCGCACGGGACTACTATCAGTTCGACCTTTCGCTGTTTTCCCTCAGCGGCAACGTGGTTTTTGCCAACTTCGAAGCGGCCCGGCGGTTTGCCGCAGCCATGAATGCCAAGCGCGACCTGTTGCGCCACCCGGAGCAGGCCGTGAGCGCCGGCCAGATTAATGCCATGGGCCTGATTGACGAGATGCTGCACTTGGTGGTGCGACAGTATGTGGAGCAGCATCCGGGTGTGATGCAGCAAGCGCTTTCTACCCTGGAACAAAGCCTCGAGCCAGACGAGGTGGAAAAAGCCCTGCGTTCGTTTGCCAGCGAGTTTCCCCCGATTCGGGTTTACCGGGGCGAGATGAGTCTGGAAGCGTACCTGGCCGATGTCACCGAGGGCCGTTCCAACCGCGAAATTCTGCTGGAAGAGATGCTGATGCTGTGGATGGCCAATGCCAACCCGGCTTTCGCCCCTTTTAGCGAGTTGTTTGATGATAGCAGCCTGGAGCGCACCACCGCCTATCTACCCATCATCCAGAGCCTGGAAACCTTCTTTGAAGGCCAACCAGCCTTTGCCGAAACCGGCCTTTCACTCTTCAAGACCCTACGGCTACCGGCGCTGGCGCACCCGGACTCCCTCGAGGCCCAGCTTCGGCTCTTGCTCGAGCGCTTTGGGGGCAGCCTGGGTCGCTTCTACCACCGGATGCTCGTCAGCCTGGACGTAATCCGCGAGGAGGGGCGCTCCTTTGCGGTACCCATCCACTTCGACCAGCCGGGCGGTGGGGGCGGGGAAAGCGAGCTGCTGGATGTGCGGCGACTAACCCTGGAACCCGAACCCGAAGCCTTTAGCCCCGACCTGGACTGGATGCCCCGGGTGGTGCTGATAGCCAAAAACACCTACGTCTGGCTGGATCAGCTCTCCAAGAAATACCGCCGCGAGATCAGAACCCTCGACCAGATTCCCGAGGAAGAGCTGGCACTCCTGCAAAGCTGGGGTGTGACCGGCCTGTGGCTGATCGGGCTGTGGGAGCGCAGCAAGGCTTCCCGGCGCATCAAACAGATGATGGGCAACCCCGATGCGGTGGCCTCGGCCTACTCGCTCTACGACTATGTGATTGCCCAGGATTTAGGCGGCGAAGCAGGGCTCGAGGTGCTCCGGCAAAAAGCCTCCCGGCACGGTATCCGCCTGGCCTCGGATATGGTGCCCAACCACACCGGCATCGACGGGCGCTGGGTCATGGAACACCCCGACTGGTTCATCAGCCTCCCCTATCCTCCCTACCCGAACTACACCTTTAATGGGCCCGACTTATCGGAGGACGCACGGGTGGGTATCTTCCTGGAAGACCACTACTACGACAAGTCCGACGCAGCGGTGGTGTTCAAGCGGGTGGATCGCGAGACAGGTGAGACCCGCTACATCTACCACGGCAACGACGGCACTGCCATGCCCTGGAACGACACCGCTCAGCTCAACTACCTACTACCCGAGGTACGCGAGGCAGTAATCCAGACCATCCTGCACGTGGCCCGGCAGTTTCCCATCATCCGCTTCGATGCGGCCATGACCCTGACCAAGCGCCACATCCAGCGGCTGTGGTGGCCCGAGCCGGGCGGCTCGCCCTGGGGGGCCTCTATTCCCAGCCGGGCCGAGCATGCCATGACCAAAGAACAGTTCGATGCCGCCATGCCGCAGGAGTTCTGGCGCGAGGTGGTAGACCGGGCCGCTGTAGAAGCCCCCGACACGCTCTTGTTGGCCGAGGCCTTCTGGATGATGGAGGGCTACTTTGTGCGCACCCTGGGGATGCACCGGGTCTACAACTCGGCCTTCATGAACATGCTGCGCGACGAGAAGAACGCCGAGTACCGGCAGATCATGAAAAACACCCTCGAGTTCGAGCCGGAAATACTGAAGCGTTTTGTCAACTTTCTCAACAACCCCGACGAAAAAACCGCCGTGGAGCAGTTTGGTAAGGGCGACAAATACTTTGGGGTGATGACCCTATGCGCCACCCTGCCGGGCCTGCCCATGCTGGGCCACGGGCAGGTGGAGGGCTTCACCGAGCGCTACGGCATGGAGTACCGGAGGGCCTACTACGACGAAACCCCCGACCAGGGCCTGATTGACTACCATTACCAGCAAATCTTTCCCCTCCTCAAGAAGCGCTACCTATTTGCCGAAGTGGAGAACTTTGTGCTCTACGACGCGCTGGCTGGAGAAGCCGTTAATGAGGATGTGTTTGTCTACTCGAACCGGGCCGGTAGCGAACGGGCGCTGGTGGCCTACCACAACAAAAACGCCCATGCCTCGGTCTGGGTGCGGCGCTCGGTTGCACAGCCTTTCAAGACCGGCCAGGGGCGCGAAACCCGGCAGGTGGGCCTGGGCGAGGGGCTGCAACTGAGCTTTGACCAGCGTACCTTCAGCATTTTCCGCGACCAGGTTACGGGCCTCGAGTTCATCCGCAACAACCAGGAACTGCACGAAGAGGGACTGTACCTCGAGCTCGGCCCCTACCAGCGCAAGGTGCTCCTGGACTGGCGCGAGGTCTACGACCACGACGGCACCTACGCCCGGCTGGCCCAGATGCTGGAGGGAACCGGGGTGCCCAGCCTGGACGAAGCCCGGCAGGAACTGTGGCTGGAGCCCATCCTGCGGCCCTTCCGCGAACTGGTGAACCCCACCCTATTCCGCAAGCTGTTGCAAGGCGACAGCGTGCTGAACCAAGCCCTGCGGAAAGAAGTGCAAGGCAAGCTGCTGGCGCTGTACAGGGGCGTTGACCAACATCTGGGTGGCAAACCTGCCCTGTTGCCGGTACAGCAAGTGCTGGGCCGCCTGGAAGGGGCGCTAAGGGTAGCGGAGCGTGATGACCTGGTCACCAGCGGTGCCCTGCTGGGCTGGGTTTTCATTCATGGGCTGGGCAAGGCCGAGGAGAGCCGCGCCCGACTCGACGAATGGCGCCTAGGGCGTGTTCTGGAGCAGACCCTGGGCGAGATGGGCCTAGATGAAGCAGATGCGCGGCGAGCGGTAAGTCTGACCCGGCTACTCATGGCGCATTCCGAGTTGGCGCAAAATCCGATCCAATTGGTTCAGCAGATGCCAGAGCTGCTCCAGGATCCCGAAGTGCAGGGTTTTTTGAAGGTCAATCGCTTCGACGGTGTAGTGTACTTTAACCGAGAGGCTCACCAGGTCTGGCTCGAGGGCCTGAGCCGGATGGCTCTGGTCTTGGCCGCTGCCGAGGGCGAATCCCCCACCCAGCTCGCCAAGAAACGCAAAGCCTGGTCGGCCCTGAGGGCAAAACTAAGCAAGGCTGCCGAATCGTCGGGTTTTGTAATGGATCAATACCTGGCGCGAATTGCGCGGAAAGCCACCCCGCGCAAGGCCGGGGCTGCGGAGCGCACCAGAGCTCGAGCCTCCGGCAAGTCCGCAGATTCTGGGGCCGCGAAAACCAAAGCGCCTCGAAAGGCTTCGGCAAAAAAAGCTTCCTCTGCCCCCACAAAAGCGGCCACATCGAAAACGGAAGCCTCCAAAGCCGAAAAGCCCAAAACCAAAGGCCCGGCTTCATCGGCCAGCAAAGCCAAGCGTTCCCCAACCAAACCCTATCCCGATGACCTAACCCGCATCAAAGGGATTGGGCCGAAAATCTCGGCAGCCTTGCAAGCGGCAGGCATCACCACCTTTGCCCAGCTGGCCAAGGCCAAACCAGAAACCCTGAAGGCCGCCCTGGCCGCCGCCAATCTGCGTTTTGCCCCCAGCCTCTCCACCTGGGCCGAACAGGCCGCCTACCTGGCCAAAGGTGACGAGAAAGGCTTTGCCGCTTACGCGCAGACCCTCACCACCGGGCGGGAGTAG
- a CDS encoding quinate 5-dehydrogenase: MPKHVVSVSIGSSKRNSRAEIYVESLGETFVLERIGTDGSWEKAIELVKELDGKVDAFGLGGADLYVYAGNRRYTFRDAQRMAEAARKTPMLDGSGLKHTLERHAIRLLDKEIGWKDKKVLVPSAVDRFGLAEALDEAGARVLYGDLIFGLGLPIPLYRLSLLQKIAYLLLPIITQLPFQWLYPTGEKQEKQLKDWRQRYFEWADVIAGDWHFMRRFMPENMQGKIILTNTTTPEDLEFMRVRGISKLITTTPRLDGRSFGTNVMEAFIVAVAGRYPLSEADYLEYIEKLKLKPEVTELEPKAQS, from the coding sequence ATGCCCAAGCACGTGGTGAGCGTTTCCATCGGTTCTTCCAAGCGCAACTCCAGGGCCGAAATCTATGTGGAGAGCCTGGGCGAGACTTTTGTCCTCGAGCGTATCGGCACCGATGGAAGCTGGGAAAAGGCCATTGAACTGGTCAAGGAGCTGGACGGCAAGGTAGATGCGTTTGGCCTGGGGGGCGCCGACCTGTATGTGTATGCGGGTAACCGCCGCTACACCTTCCGCGACGCACAGCGCATGGCCGAGGCGGCCCGCAAAACCCCCATGCTGGATGGTTCGGGGCTGAAGCATACCCTCGAGCGCCACGCAATACGGCTGCTGGACAAAGAGATTGGCTGGAAAGATAAAAAGGTGCTGGTGCCGAGTGCGGTAGACCGCTTTGGGCTGGCCGAGGCTTTGGACGAGGCCGGGGCCCGGGTGCTCTATGGCGACCTGATTTTTGGGCTGGGGTTGCCCATTCCCCTCTACCGCCTGTCGTTGCTGCAAAAAATTGCCTACCTGCTGCTTCCCATCATCACCCAACTGCCCTTCCAGTGGCTCTACCCGACCGGCGAAAAACAAGAAAAACAGCTCAAGGACTGGCGGCAGCGCTACTTTGAATGGGCCGATGTAATTGCAGGCGACTGGCACTTCATGCGCCGCTTCATGCCCGAGAACATGCAGGGCAAGATTATCCTGACCAACACCACCACCCCCGAAGACCTCGAGTTCATGCGGGTTCGGGGCATCTCCAAGCTCATCACCACCACCCCTCGCCTGGATGGCCGTAGTTTCGGCACCAACGTGATGGAGGCTTTTATTGTGGCAGTGGCGGGGAGGTACCCCTTGAGCGAAGCGGATTACCTCGAGTACATCGAGAAACTCAAGCTGAAGCCAGAGGTGACGGAATTAGAGCCAAAGGCCCAAAGCTGA
- the tkt gene encoding transketolase, producing the protein MTQNPPIAKASIDAIRILALDAVEQARSGHPGMPMGMAPAAYVLWTEFLKHNPKDPHWPARDRFVLSAGHGSMLLYALLHLTGYDLPMEEIKRFRQWGSKTPGHPEYGHTPGVEVTTGPLGQGISTAVGMAIAERKLVAEFGEIAEHFTYVIASDGDLMEGVSGEASSLAGHLRLGKLIVLYDDNEVSIDGSTELAFTEDRLKRYEAYGWHVVPNVHGEDLEAIRAALREAQADPRPSLISVRSIIGFGSPLAGNHKAHSDAMGPEKVAATRQALGWPYEPFVIPEEVYADYRRALEKGAKAQAEWEAKLEALAQSHPEKAAEFRRRLKRQLPQGWEVHLPSFTTGEKLATRAASGKVLEKLVPLLPELMGGSADLTPSNNTRTPDMTDFSPANPGGRYIRYGVREHAMGAIMNGIVLSRALRPYGGTFLVFSDYMRPAIRMAAIMGVPTVFVFTHDSIGVGEDGPTHQPIEHVMSLRAIPNLWVIRPADANETAVAWKMALERTDGPTALILTRQALPVLEGVRPKGVERGGYIISNVSEAQAAIVATGSEVSLALEAQKLLAEDGIMVRVVSLPCWESFEAQPDTYREGILPRNLPTLALEAGTPLGWERYAQRVVGLNRFGASAPFADVYSKLGFTKERVAAEVKAMLGT; encoded by the coding sequence ATGACCCAGAACCCCCCCATTGCCAAAGCCTCGATTGACGCTATTCGAATCTTGGCCTTAGATGCCGTCGAGCAGGCCAGGTCGGGCCACCCCGGGATGCCTATGGGCATGGCCCCGGCAGCTTACGTGCTCTGGACCGAGTTTCTCAAGCATAACCCCAAAGACCCTCATTGGCCTGCTAGAGACCGCTTTGTGCTTTCAGCAGGTCATGGCTCGATGTTGCTCTACGCACTGTTGCACCTGACGGGCTACGACCTGCCTATGGAGGAAATCAAGCGTTTCCGGCAATGGGGCTCCAAAACCCCAGGGCACCCCGAGTATGGTCATACGCCAGGGGTAGAGGTGACCACAGGGCCGTTGGGACAGGGCATCTCAACAGCGGTAGGGATGGCTATTGCCGAGCGCAAGCTGGTGGCCGAGTTTGGCGAAATTGCCGAGCACTTTACCTACGTAATTGCCTCCGACGGCGATCTGATGGAGGGGGTGAGTGGGGAGGCCTCCTCGCTGGCCGGGCATCTGCGGCTGGGTAAGCTGATTGTGCTCTACGACGATAACGAGGTCTCGATCGATGGGAGTACCGAGTTGGCCTTTACCGAAGACCGCCTGAAACGCTACGAGGCCTACGGCTGGCATGTGGTACCTAATGTGCATGGGGAGGATTTAGAAGCCATCCGGGCTGCGCTGCGTGAGGCCCAGGCCGACCCCCGCCCCAGCCTGATCTCGGTGCGCTCGATTATCGGGTTTGGGTCGCCCCTGGCAGGAAACCACAAGGCCCACTCCGATGCCATGGGGCCCGAAAAAGTGGCCGCGACCCGGCAGGCTTTGGGCTGGCCCTATGAGCCTTTTGTAATTCCCGAGGAAGTCTACGCCGATTACCGCCGTGCGCTGGAGAAGGGCGCAAAGGCCCAGGCTGAATGGGAAGCAAAGCTGGAAGCCCTGGCCCAGTCCCACCCTGAAAAAGCCGCCGAGTTCCGGCGCCGACTGAAGCGCCAACTGCCCCAGGGCTGGGAGGTGCACCTGCCTAGCTTTACCACCGGAGAAAAACTGGCTACCCGGGCCGCTTCGGGTAAGGTGCTGGAAAAACTGGTGCCGCTGCTACCGGAACTGATGGGGGGTTCTGCCGACCTGACCCCTTCCAACAACACCCGCACCCCGGACATGACCGACTTCAGCCCTGCCAACCCTGGGGGCCGGTACATCCGCTACGGGGTTCGTGAGCACGCCATGGGGGCCATTATGAATGGCATCGTGCTGAGCCGGGCCCTGCGACCCTACGGGGGTACTTTCCTGGTCTTTTCGGACTACATGCGTCCGGCGATTCGCATGGCCGCAATTATGGGGGTGCCGACGGTGTTTGTCTTCACCCACGACTCCATTGGGGTAGGGGAGGACGGCCCCACCCACCAGCCCATCGAGCATGTGATGAGTCTGCGGGCGATTCCCAACCTATGGGTGATCCGGCCCGCCGATGCTAACGAAACCGCCGTGGCCTGGAAGATGGCTTTAGAGCGCACCGACGGCCCCACCGCCCTGATTTTGACCCGCCAGGCGCTGCCGGTGCTAGAGGGGGTGCGGCCCAAGGGGGTCGAGCGGGGGGGCTACATCATCTCCAACGTATCCGAGGCTCAGGCGGCCATTGTGGCCACCGGCTCGGAGGTCTCGCTGGCGCTCGAGGCCCAAAAGCTTTTGGCCGAAGACGGGATTATGGTGCGGGTGGTCTCGCTCCCGTGTTGGGAATCTTTCGAAGCCCAGCCCGATACCTACCGCGAGGGGATTTTGCCCCGAAACCTACCTACGCTGGCCCTCGAGGCCGGCACCCCTTTGGGCTGGGAGCGTTACGCCCAGCGGGTGGTGGGCTTGAATCGGTTTGGGGCCAGCGCTCCTTTTGCCGATGTGTACAGCAAACTGGGCTTCACCAAGGAGCGGGTGGCTGCCGAAGTCAAAGCCATGCTGGGGACGTAG
- a CDS encoding cytochrome c oxidase subunit 2A: MEEKEQKPIGAMLVVGVVTVFILAFWFFHFFMYLARG, from the coding sequence ATGGAAGAAAAAGAGCAAAAACCGATTGGCGCCATGCTGGTAGTTGGGGTGGTCACGGTTTTCATCCTGGCCTTCTGGTTTTTCCACTTCTTTATGTACCTGGCGAGGGGTTAG
- a CDS encoding cytochrome c oxidase subunit II: MEHQEHIIERYERAWIVFGLGMITVFIVLVAYLMLTMGNTNPVSTGRIDATKVRTEGDFANPRVEQVGNEYVAYVQAFSFGYLPMEMKFKAGKKVTFYITSPDVQHGFQVANTTINVQVIPGEIAKVSYTFDRPGEYRIICNEYCGIGHANMITKLIVEP; the protein is encoded by the coding sequence ATGGAACACCAAGAACACATCATCGAGCGATACGAGCGGGCCTGGATTGTCTTTGGCTTGGGCATGATTACGGTTTTTATCGTTCTGGTGGCCTATCTCATGCTGACCATGGGCAATACCAACCCGGTTAGCACAGGTCGCATTGACGCCACTAAGGTACGCACCGAGGGCGACTTTGCCAATCCCCGGGTCGAGCAGGTAGGCAACGAGTATGTGGCCTACGTGCAGGCCTTTTCTTTTGGCTACCTTCCGATGGAAATGAAGTTTAAAGCCGGTAAGAAGGTCACTTTTTACATCACCTCGCCCGACGTCCAGCACGGGTTCCAGGTAGCCAACACCACCATCAACGTTCAGGTAATCCCCGGCGAAATTGCCAAAGTGAGCTACACCTTTGATAGACCCGGCGAATACCGGATTATCTGCAACGAATACTGCGGCATAGGCCACGCCAACATGATCACTAAGCTGATCGTAGAACCCTAA
- a CDS encoding b(o/a)3-type cytochrome-c oxidase subunit 1 — translation MAVKTLSSFDAYAAAPEKKYALFMMMLGFAALALGTFFGPFQSLNYGGLDLYPLLKPVFQSYYQGLSLHGVLNAIVFTQLFAQTIMVYLPARELGLRPNMTLAWISFWMALGGLLIAAVPLLLNEASVLYTFYAPLKANWAFYVGAAIFVLSSYVSIYLVLDLWLRWRKANPGKITPLATFMSVTFWLMWFLASLGLVVEALFLIVWSLGLVPGVDPLLMRTLFWYTGHPIVYFWLLPAYTLAYLTLPKLAGGKLVSDPLSRLVFILFLLFSVPVGFHHQFADPGIAPYWKMIHTVLTMMVAVPSLITAFTIAASLEIAGRAKGGKGLVGWIGALPWSNPTVLAFLLGFLAFIPGGAGGMVNASFNLNQNIHNTVWIPGHFHLQVGTLVTMAAMGTAFWLIPHLTGKPLVARGLALASQWLWFLGMFIMTFALHWMGFLYEIPRRAHISGSPIAMEAYKDSSAWMVLNIVSGIILFIAAVLFFYVIFATALQSRRDSSQVLAEVPFTEVLSKPEGSGLAQLTERVWFWFGIAVVLVVLAYGPVLFQMFTNMNPVPGQRLW, via the coding sequence ATGGCTGTTAAGACGCTTTCCAGTTTCGACGCTTACGCCGCTGCCCCGGAAAAAAAGTACGCCCTGTTCATGATGATGTTGGGTTTTGCAGCCCTGGCCCTGGGCACTTTTTTCGGGCCTTTTCAATCTCTGAACTACGGCGGGCTGGATCTGTACCCGTTGCTTAAGCCGGTCTTCCAGAGCTATTACCAGGGCCTGAGCCTGCACGGGGTGCTGAACGCCATTGTCTTCACCCAACTCTTCGCCCAGACCATTATGGTCTACCTCCCCGCTCGCGAGCTGGGCCTCAGGCCCAACATGACCCTGGCCTGGATCTCGTTCTGGATGGCCCTGGGGGGGCTACTGATTGCCGCCGTTCCCCTGCTGCTCAACGAGGCCAGCGTTTTGTATACCTTTTATGCCCCGCTCAAAGCCAACTGGGCTTTTTATGTGGGGGCTGCTATCTTTGTGCTCTCGAGCTACGTCAGCATCTACCTGGTGCTCGACCTCTGGCTGCGCTGGCGCAAGGCCAATCCGGGTAAAATTACCCCCCTTGCCACCTTCATGTCCGTCACCTTCTGGCTGATGTGGTTCCTGGCAAGCTTGGGGCTCGTGGTGGAGGCTTTGTTCCTGATTGTCTGGTCTTTGGGGCTGGTACCTGGGGTCGATCCACTGCTGATGCGCACCCTGTTCTGGTACACCGGCCATCCCATTGTGTACTTCTGGCTTTTGCCGGCCTACACCCTGGCCTACCTGACCCTGCCTAAACTGGCCGGCGGGAAGCTTGTCTCCGATCCGCTCTCGAGGCTGGTGTTCATCCTTTTCTTGCTGTTTTCGGTACCAGTCGGCTTTCACCATCAGTTCGCCGACCCCGGCATTGCCCCGTACTGGAAGATGATTCACACCGTCTTGACCATGATGGTCGCGGTACCCAGTCTGATTACCGCCTTTACCATCGCAGCCTCGCTGGAAATTGCCGGGCGGGCCAAAGGTGGCAAAGGTCTTGTGGGCTGGATTGGCGCGCTGCCCTGGAGCAACCCCACGGTGCTGGCCTTTCTGCTCGGCTTCCTGGCCTTTATTCCCGGGGGCGCGGGGGGCATGGTCAACGCCAGCTTTAACCTCAACCAAAACATCCACAACACGGTCTGGATTCCCGGCCACTTCCACCTGCAAGTAGGCACCCTGGTCACCATGGCCGCCATGGGTACAGCTTTCTGGCTGATTCCACACCTAACCGGCAAGCCATTGGTGGCCCGCGGCCTGGCCCTGGCCTCGCAGTGGCTGTGGTTCTTGGGCATGTTCATCATGACCTTCGCCCTGCACTGGATGGGCTTCCTCTACGAAATTCCGCGCCGTGCTCACATTTCGGGCAGCCCCATCGCCATGGAAGCCTACAAAGATAGCTCGGCCTGGATGGTGTTGAACATCGTCTCGGGGATTATTTTGTTTATCGCCGCCGTCCTGTTTTTCTACGTGATCTTTGCCACTGCCCTGCAAAGCCGACGCGATAGCAGCCAGGTACTGGCCGAGGTTCCCTTTACCGAGGTGCTGTCCAAACCCGAAGGGAGCGGGCTGGCCCAGCTTACCGAGCGGGTCTGGTTCTGGTTTGGCATCGCGGTGGTGCTGGTGGTGCTGGCCTACGGCCCGGTGCTCTTCCAGATGTTTACCAACATGAACCCGGTTCCAGGGCAACGCCTCTGGTAA
- the cdd gene encoding cytidine deaminase — translation MSHTPPEVLEALHALLNRAYAPYSGFAVAAVVKSGSGRLFGGVNVENAAYPLSRCAEQSATLQMVSAGEREIAEVWVLSRGLEPATPCGGCRQVLSEFAPPDTPVHCLSADGPALHTTLGELLPYAFTGRYLSKPDKS, via the coding sequence GTGTCCCACACACCACCAGAAGTTTTAGAAGCGCTGCACGCGCTTCTGAACCGCGCCTATGCCCCTTACTCGGGTTTTGCAGTTGCGGCCGTGGTTAAATCCGGTTCGGGCCGCCTCTTTGGAGGTGTGAATGTGGAAAATGCGGCTTATCCGCTCTCCCGTTGCGCCGAGCAGTCGGCAACTTTGCAGATGGTTTCGGCCGGGGAACGCGAGATAGCCGAGGTTTGGGTACTCAGTCGTGGGCTCGAGCCGGCAACCCCCTGCGGTGGCTGTCGGCAGGTGCTCAGCGAGTTTGCCCCGCCAGATACCCCGGTGCACTGTCTGAGCGCCGATGGCCCGGCGCTACACACCACTTTGGGCGAGCTGCTACCCTATGCTTTTACCGGGCGGTATTTGAGCAAGCCCGACAAAAGCTAA
- a CDS encoding hemolysin family protein: protein MESIPGSFAIIVLLILINAFFVAAEFSLVAIRRSRVEQMAEGGSWQGGLLKQAIARLDTYIATTQLGITATNLILGAFGEPYVTRLIVSGIAALFGQAEASVAAESSLLASVSFVLSVIIITFVTVLFGELIPKGIALQRTEQVAGFTILPLNFFQRLTYPLVWLFNRSGNFFLRLLGLKEAPSHSMVGSAEELKLIVEASSKEGVLDESEGEIISQILDLEETPVRSIMVPRVDMVAISAEATLRDFWQMAREHRYSRVPVYQDTVDNIIGVAYVKDLLEYSGPELDTIKVGSICHPAYFVPETMGARELLREMRRRKTHMAIVVDEFKGTAGLITLEDIIEEIIGEIYDESDEEEAAPVQEVAEGVYILDASIPLEDASKVLGIELPEGEYETLSGFLMNEFGRIPGVGESLEYGGYIFTVETADPRGIERVRAQKKTPEARDDETLSESVTSEEA, encoded by the coding sequence ATGGAAAGCATCCCTGGCAGTTTTGCGATCATCGTTCTCCTCATCCTGATTAACGCTTTTTTTGTGGCCGCCGAGTTTTCTTTGGTGGCGATTCGGCGCAGCCGGGTCGAACAGATGGCCGAAGGTGGCTCCTGGCAGGGGGGCTTGCTCAAGCAGGCCATCGCCCGGCTCGATACCTACATTGCCACGACCCAGTTAGGCATCACCGCTACCAACCTGATTCTGGGTGCCTTTGGTGAACCCTACGTGACCCGGCTCATCGTATCGGGTATCGCAGCTCTTTTTGGGCAGGCCGAAGCCTCGGTTGCCGCAGAGAGCAGCCTCCTTGCCAGCGTCAGCTTTGTCCTGTCGGTCATCATCATCACCTTTGTGACGGTGCTCTTCGGCGAATTGATCCCCAAAGGTATCGCCCTGCAACGCACCGAGCAGGTCGCGGGGTTCACCATTCTGCCGCTGAATTTTTTCCAGCGCCTGACGTATCCTCTGGTCTGGCTTTTCAATCGCAGCGGCAACTTTTTTTTGCGGCTTTTGGGCCTTAAGGAAGCCCCTTCGCACTCTATGGTCGGGAGCGCAGAAGAGCTCAAGCTCATTGTGGAGGCTTCCTCCAAGGAAGGTGTTCTGGACGAAAGTGAGGGCGAGATCATCAGCCAGATTCTCGACCTAGAAGAAACCCCGGTGCGCTCGATTATGGTACCCCGAGTGGACATGGTTGCGATCTCGGCCGAGGCGACGCTGCGCGATTTTTGGCAGATGGCCCGCGAGCACCGCTACTCGAGGGTTCCGGTCTATCAGGACACCGTAGATAACATCATTGGGGTGGCCTATGTAAAGGATTTGTTGGAGTACAGCGGCCCAGAACTCGACACCATCAAGGTGGGGAGCATCTGCCACCCGGCCTATTTTGTGCCCGAGACCATGGGCGCCCGCGAGCTGTTGCGCGAGATGCGCCGCCGTAAGACCCACATGGCCATTGTGGTGGACGAGTTCAAGGGCACCGCCGGCCTGATTACCCTCGAGGACATCATCGAAGAGATTATCGGGGAAATCTACGACGAATCCGACGAGGAGGAAGCTGCCCCGGTGCAAGAGGTGGCCGAGGGGGTCTACATACTGGATGCTTCCATCCCACTGGAGGATGCCTCGAAGGTGCTGGGTATCGAGCTTCCCGAGGGTGAGTACGAAACCCTTTCGGGCTTCTTGATGAACGAGTTTGGGCGCATCCCGGGGGTGGGGGAGAGCCTCGAGTACGGCGGGTATATCTTTACCGTGGAAACCGCCGACCCCCGGGGCATTGAGCGGGTGCGGGCCCAGAAGAAAACCCCGGAGGCCCGCGATGACGAGACCCTAAGCGAGTCGGTCACCTCGGAGGAGGCCTGA